The Oncorhynchus tshawytscha isolate Ot180627B linkage group LG16, Otsh_v2.0, whole genome shotgun sequence nucleotide sequence TTATGTTCATCTATGTTATATGTTTTATGTAAGTAAATGTACTGTACCATCAATAATCACATTTTGTTATTTAATCTTTAGATGGAAATACATAGGGGGGGAAAATTAGCCTTTAAAataacaagcttcccacattttCATTGCAGCAAGATAGACTATGGTTGGTAGCCTGGTATTCAAACGAAGATAATCGGAAAGCTCTGTGGGCTATAGAATCAAGTTAGAAGCCTATAAGCGAACTAAAACAGAACGATACAATTTTAATATTGACCGGCAATTTACAAAGTAATGAAATTCACCAGAAGAGCATTGCCCACTATTTCAGCTCACATTTTGGAAAGCAGCCCACATGACGCGTTGAATTTGGTAGGCTAAATACATTATGTTACCACTTACGTGTGATCATTTATTGTTTGGCGTTTTATCATCCCAGAACGGAAAGGCATGCAGACGGAATGTTTAATAAAGCCTACAGGAAAGCGCTGGGTCAGTTATCAGCAAGAAAATATCTCCATTCTCTGATGGCAAAGCGTGTAGGGTAAGGACATCTTCTTAGTTCTCGTCTCTTATTTTGTGATCTTAGTTATTTTTGGTGTTCGTTTTTCTTCTAACTCAGATTTTCCGAATACTCACTATTCATTCTATGTTTCGTCAAATTGtccggtgtgtctatgtgtgtgttcttccGACTTGAATTTGACGCCTTCAGGCACAGAGTGGGTTGACTTGATAAAATCTCCGACAGCGCAAATCCGGGTGCGGCATGATTTAGATCAAATCGGTGGATCTCAGTGCTGATATTGTCTCTTTAAGTAGCAAAGCCCAGGATCCACGTGGATGAATACATTTCATTTTCATTATTAATACTTGATGGGGGTAGGGGGTTAGTCCCAAGGGTTGAAGATAAATGTAGGCTTCAATTATTCCCTACATCCTCGACCAGCCAGCCTAACCATGATGATATcgaaataaaaatcaatttggAATGATTGATTAAAAGTTGAAGAGACGAGAAAATATAAAAATGAAGAGCTGTGCAGTGCAGTCTATGGGCTACATTCCGAGGCAGGGTAGGCGTCTCCTAACAGTGAAAACTATCCTGCTCTCCCCCTTTCTTAGTGGAGGGAGCACCATGGAAGACGACTCAGAGCCTCTGTCAAAGCGACACTCGGATGGGATCTTCACAGACAGCTACAGCCGCTACCGAAAGCAAATGGCAGTCAAGAAATACCTGGCGGCAGTCCTTGGGAAAAGGTATAGACAGAGATATAGAAGCAAAGGACGCCGGCTAGCGTATTTGTAGCGTTGCTAAACCAAACTACCATGTGTGTACAGCCCAGATCAAGTCATTTTGAGAAAACTGAACAATCGGTGGATCGCTCTTGTGTTCTTTAAACATGTATTTATGTATGAAGTAAAGCCATTAAAATTAATATTTTGATAATAATATTGTTTTTCTTTTGTACTTAAGCACTTGAGAACGCGCAGATCTACTTTGTGGACCAATCCTTTTGTTCAACCTAAATATagcctatatttatttatttttagatcTACGTAGACAAGAAGATGAAATGATGTGCACATGATCAATATGCTCTTTACCCTGTCTTTTAAAGATTTAAATCTAGATATGAATGCGACGGAAATAAATAGTTTAAAAGACAGACAATGTATTGAATGTTACTTTGTGGCAACTGAAATTAAGAGCTCAGTGTCTTTATTTACAACAGCCCTGAAGACTTAGGTTTTCACCATATTCTACAAGACATAGACTTTGATGCCCTACCGGATGGGGATGAGTTTGAGGCTATTTTGGGAGACTGGCTGAAACAGTTCTCTCCCGAATTTCCGGTGAGTTCCAGGCTCTTTCCCGAGGCCTTGTCTTGAGGGATGTCTATTGTCCCTCCCACTTTTTCTCACCTTACCCTGTGACCTTACCCTCCAGATACGAAATACAACCCAGTCTTCTTCTTTTCTCAATTGGGCTCCTGTCTCTCTTGAGATGCTGTACAACTGTACCTATATTCACACCTATACTGCATGCAGTATATGTATGAACGTGAATATAGATGCATAGATATTTTTTACACATTGAATGTGTATGGATATACTGTAAATCCTTTAAAATTCCCCATAAATATCCTATGGGAGGCAGTAGGTTAATATTGTGACTGCTAAACAGTATTATAAATCAATTGTTTATTTAAGGCCAAAACAGACATGACCCAACAGGCTCTAGAATCCTTATATATGGCAGTAATTCAAGTACTAAAGTGTTAGAATGACCCCTATTACCTCTATGACCCTCGT carries:
- the LOC112215657 gene encoding glucagon family neuropeptides isoform X2, with amino-acid sequence MSSKATLALLIYGIIMHYSIHCSPLGLSYPNLRLENEVYDEDGNSLPDLAFDGDQIAIRSPPSVADDVYTLYYPPEKRTERHADGMFNKAYRKALGQLSARKYLHSLMAKRVGGGSTMEDDSEPLSKRHSDGIFTDSYSRYRKQMAVKKYLAAVLGKSPEDLGFHHILQDIDFDALPDGDEFEAILGDWLKQFSPEFPAL
- the LOC112215657 gene encoding glucagon family neuropeptides isoform X1; the protein is MSSKATLALLIYGIIMHYSIHCSPLGLSYPNLRLENEVYDEDGNSLPDLAFDGDQIAIRSPPSVADDVYTLYYPPEKRTERHADGMFNKAYRKALGQLSARKYLHSLMAKRVGGGSTMEDDSEPLSKRHSDGIFTDSYSRYRKQMAVKKYLAAVLGKSPEDLGFHHILQDIDFDALPDGDEFEAILGDWLKQFSPEFPVSSRLFPEALS
- the LOC112215657 gene encoding glucagon family neuropeptides isoform X3, translated to MSSKATLALLIYGIIMHYSIHCSPLGLSYPNLRLENEVYDEDGNSLPDLAFDGDQIAIRSPPSVADDVYTLYYPPEKSGGSTMEDDSEPLSKRHSDGIFTDSYSRYRKQMAVKKYLAAVLGKSPEDLGFHHILQDIDFDALPDGDEFEAILGDWLKQFSPEFPVSSRLFPEALS